TTAACTGTGTTGTTATTAGTCACCCAAGGGTTAACTGTGTTGTTATTAGTCACCCAGGGATTAACTGTGTTGTTATAAGTCACCCAGGGGTTAACTGTGTTGTTATAAGTCACCCAGGGGTTAACTGTGTTGTTATTAGTCACCCAGGGGTTAACTGTGTTGTTATTAGTCACCCAGGGATTAACTGTGTTGTTATTAGTCACCCAGGGGTTAACTGTGTTTGTATTAGTCACCCAGGGATTAACTGTGTTGTTATTAGTCACCCAGGGGTTAACTCAAGCTACAAGCAGTCCAGTTGTGGCTGCCAGGACCCCATCACAAGATTCAGATATGACTTCCTCAGTGCAGACCCCAGAGCAATCAAAGCCAgaggaggaaaaaaaacctaagccaaagaagaaaaaagtccCTAAGGTATAAAATTCATTGCAGTTGGTACTATCAGGCTGGTTGTATTACTTCAGGACAACATAATTATTGCAAATTAAAGGGTTTCTACACACAATTAATAGAGGGGTCAAATGAGTAAATATATGGAAGAAATGACAATAAAAATTTAGTTATAATAGCAGGTAATTGGCAGAAATAGTTATTTTTTGTGTTCATTTTACGTCATTGTTGTATCTCCAGAAAAAGACCCCCTGGACAGAGCACAAAGCTCCAGATGGGCGGACATATTTCTACAACAATGACAGCAAAGTGTCAACATGGCAGAAGCCAGATGAACTTAAGACTCCTTCTGAGGTAACTACAAATACTGTAACTCCACTTTTAGCAAAGACATTATCCCTATTGAACAGTCGGTGATATCATCATGATGCTGATATTCATAATATACAAATGGTTTCAGATTATTCGCAGGTGCGCATTATACACACGTAAATACGGTACCCAATTTCTACTATGCAAAGGTTAAAGTTAGGGACAGTAACATTTGAAActctatttttaaaaatgctatcaaataatttaattcagttaaaaaaacattggaaCTCGCTTGGTTTACAAAACAGTCAAATTATTGAAAACAAATTCAATGAAAACCGAATATTTACTATATGTGAGCTCATTCTGACCCAAGgttttattttgtgtttttgaattttgaaCTTTCTGACTAGAAACTGGACCTGATCAGTGCATTGCAATCTACAGTATGAATATCTTTAGCACTATATCACAGATCAGATCCCCCAAAACATTTTCTGGTCTCATTTTGTtgtaagaaaaatatataacagtACAATTAACATTTTCAAACTTGCTCACATGCCCTctgccttgttgttgtttggTGTTTTCAAGCATTGCTTTAGAATTAAAATGCATGTGTGctgtttactgtattctacCTGAAGAAGGCATGCTTTGTCCAACATCATACTGTGGTTTTGTTGACATTATTTGTAATTATACTGTTTGATACAGATCATTCTGGATTCATTCCCTTGGAAAGAACACAAAGCTGATTCTGGGCGTGTCTACTATCATAACACGGAAACAAAGGAGTCTATATGGACAGAGCCCAAGGAACTCACAGAGTTGAAAGGTACATTTCTCCACATAGCGTTATGATCTGTAAGGTACATTACTCTACATAGTATTGTGATCTGTAAGGTACATTACTCTACATAGTATTGTGATCTGTGAGGTACATTACTCTACATAGTATTGTGATCTGTAAGGTACATTACTCTACATAGTATTGTGATCTGTGAGGTACATTACTCTACATAGTATTGTGATCTGTAAGGTACATTTCTCTACATAGTATTGTGATCTGTAAGGTACATTACTCCACATAGTATTATGATCTGTAAGGTACATTACTCTACATAGTATTATGATCTGTAAGATACATTACTCCACATAGTATTATGCTCTGTTAGGTACATTACTCTACATAGTATTGTGATCTGTAAGGTACATTACTCTACATAGTATTGTGATCTGTAAGGTACATTACTCTACATAGTATTGTGATCTGTAAGGTACATTACTCTACATAGTATTGTGATCTGTAAGGTACATTACTCTACATAGTATTGCGATCTGTAAGGTACATTACTCTACATAGTATTATGATCTGTAAGGTACATTACTCTACATAGTATTATGATCTGTAAGGTACATTACTCTACATAGTATTGTGATCTGTAAGGTACATTACTCTACATAGTATTGTGATCTGTAAGGTACATTACTCTACATAACATCATGATCTGTAAGGTACATTACTCTACATAACATCATGATCTGAAAGTTAAACTGTACATAGAATTAATATAGCATTTAAACAAACTGGCCTAAGGCAAAAGCAGGGGGAGATTATCTTGGCGGAATAGCAATAAGCATGATAATctgattattttttcttttagaaaaAATCAAGGCAGAGGCAGAAGCTGAAAAGTAAGTAAATAGAATTCAACTTGAGGTTCTAGTATAAAATGACCACTCctttttatatcatttttttcattcattGTCATGGTAACATTTTCTAGAAAATATTTCTGGTAAAACAACAATTTTCATGTCCATGAATTGAtatgagaaagaaaaaaaaattattttttgctgAAAACTAATGCTGGCCTGTTGTCAGCCATGAGTGCAACGGTGAAGAAGGTTAATAAACTGGTTAGTTGCTGGCAAATGTTTATTTGCATAAAATGCTTGTTTAAAATGTGTCCCCATACTGACATGTATTTACCAAGGAAGGTTTTGAAAAGTTAACCAACCATGATTCAAGAATCATTTGAACTATTTCCATGGCATCCAGATTTAGATATTTCTCCAATATGCTGAAGGTCACTAAATAATTTGTTTGCCATGCTGATATGAAGGTGACTTGCACTAAAAAATAATCCCGTGTTTTCAATGTCAAACTTGCACACACTCCTGCCTTTAGCTGCAAAATACAGAATTCGTATTCTGTCCTTGAAAACCTTGAAAGTGcttgaattttaaaatttgaaatacaaGGTCTGGAAAGTGCTTGAATTTTTAGTAACAGtccttgaaaaatattttatttaaggAACAAAAGTGAAGCTTATTTGTATGTAGATTCACTGCAAATTCCAGCCAAATGGTTTGCTAGCAATTGCTATATATCATTTTGGTCTGAGTTCTGTAGTTTATGTAATCTGTTTTAAAAGCGGGAAAATAAGTGGCTAGCGTGTACAGGTTTTTGGCAAGATATCATTCTCTCGGATTTTCAAAACGGCCTTTTTGCCGTCTCTGAACTATTTCTCTGACCATTTGGCCTCCCTACAAGCTTGATGGGCTGGATGTGTTCTTCTTACAGCGCCTAGCTCTGGAAGCTTTTTAAAATGCAGTTGACATGCTGTCAGGATAGACTTGAAAGAGGCTTCTCTGTAAATTGCCAGTTGATGGTTGAAACCCTGAATAAAGAAGCTCAGAAGCTCCAAAAGTTATTCACAATTGTAACAGTCATCGATAGGCTTGCTAAACTAGATATAGAAGTAAGGTTCTGCTCAATATCATGAATACTAGAGAAGGGCCAAGGAGAAGATTTTTGGCATTAGTAaaaaggccaagaagaaactGTAGAAAGGGCACTATTAGGCTCCTCACTAAGTCAAATGCACTGCGAAGCTGTGAAAGAAGAGGAAGGGAAGTTTGAGAATCTCACAAATAGTTTGAAATCTGTAGTTGAACATTTGTTTGAAATCACTGTTTGATTAAATCACTGTTTGATTATCAGTTGCTCACAAGTGAGTCATGATGCTTGTATATGTTTCAAAGAGTCCAATTGTCATCTGTTTCTGTTTTGAACTTGGAAAAAACGTTGGCCCTTTATtgtctctataattttttttctttatactAGTCCTTAAATATCTACAAAAAGTCCTTAAAAGTCCTTGAATTTGATTTGAGGAAAATTGTACGACCCctgaaataacaacaacataaaGCAACATATCACCTCATACACTTCAGCCAAAAGATTTCGTTGTCAGAaattttcattgaaagattAAATTGTTCTTTTCTTTGATCTCTGGTGTGATGGGCACAGCCATTTCGTGTTTATTTTAGGTTGAATTAGCCAGTCAATAATTTTCTTGATTTGTGCAAGCCGCCTATTGAGATGGCATCAGGAGACTAGGGACCTCAGTTTACACATAAAAGTGTAATGTGCTGTTTAGTGTTATAATAAGTAACATGTGCTACTCCTTATTTCTTGCATCACAGTCAAGAGGAGGGAGAGGAatcagaagaagaagaagaggaggaAAAGCCGGCCACTCAGAATGAAGCCAAACAAGATACTTCAGCAACGAACACTCAAGCTGTGCCCTCTGCAAGGTAGGCAGTACGACATGGTAGGAATGGAAGGATTCCACAGAGATAGATATCCATTATGATAAACAACAGGAACCCATCACTAgtagtgtacaactgtgatatattTACATGGAGTTAGATACCAGGATCCTTACAATATATaccatttacaaaataacaCTCCTAGTGATTGGCTCCTGTGAATCCCTATAATCTATgccaaaacaaaatataaacaactagataacaattattattgCTAACGTTTGGTGGATGTTAAttgtgtgttgttgtgtttcaGTGCTGTCAATACTAGTGAGATACCAGCAGCGACTGTTGTGGAGAAAAAGGACTACATTTATGCAACAAAGGACGAGGCCAAGCAAGCCTTTAAAGAGTTACTAAAGGAAAAGGTATGTATTCAAGTCACACATTAATTATGTTTTAGAATTTTGCCTTATGTGAACAGCCAAAACAGTCAGCATTCCGGACCAAGCAATGCTTTTACCTTGTAGGAAGTGAGGCCGTCAGCCAATtcttttgtcttgtggtcgACTGAGACAATTCTGGCCATGTTCTGGTTGATACTCTTTCCTTCGCCTATCTATATGCAATTTTGCATTACTATTTGCCTTTGTACTTATTCATTTGTGTAAATGGTCCATCAGATGTATTTTTCTGATCCAGCTATCACTTCACTATTTAAACAGGAGGTTTCCCCCGCTGCATCATGGGATACGGCCATGCGCCTTATTGTAAATGATCCCAGGTATGGGGCACTGAAAAAGATGAACGAAAAGAAACAGGCATTCAATGAATACAAAACACAGCGAGCCAATGAAGAAAAGGTATGGATTCACCTTTGAACTGCGATACAGAAAACTCTACTTTTCTCAGGGGAAGACTATTTGAATTCTTTTGTAGCTATATGAAAGAAGAAATCTATTGCATGTAGGCACACAGATGTGTGGAAgaatattttaatttaatgtAGTATGGAAAACTATAGGAGTTATATGTAAGCTTCGTCACTTTATAAGTCAGCAAGTTCTGAAAACAGTATACAACTGCCTGGTCTATCCTTACCTTCACTATGCTAATATTATTTGGGCAAATAATTACCAATCACGGCTCGACAAAATATTTAAACTGCAAAAGAAACTAGCTCGAATAATGACCTTTTCAGATCACCTCACTCCATCAAAACCACTTTTCAAatcattaaatattttaaacatATACGAAATAAATGACATTCTTATTGGCTGCTTCACGTACAAGCTTACAACTAAAAATCTGCCAAAGTACTTTGATAACTTCTATGCATATGTACATACTATTCATCACCATAATACAAGGGGGCGCGGAAAATTGCTGCAACCCCTCAGTAGATCAAATTATGGCAAATTATCCACTAGGAATAAAGTATCCACAATTTGGAATACTATTTCTGATTCAATAAAATGTTGTTATTCCTTAAGGctatttaaaaagcaatacaaaaattacattttagagtgtaaaaagtttttttttcttttctgcttGATTGGCATATGTGCTGTGATACAAGAGAACTTAAACTTATTTGTCATGAAATTATACGCTTGTACATGTAGCTAATTTGATACCtttaatgaaaatatataTGATCCTTATAGAAAGGTGGACTACTTGTTAAAGCCTGTTAGGGTTTGTTTAGTCCTCCTACCAATTGTAATAAGAATATATGTATATGACAACAATCATAATTatggtaaataaataaaacaaaacaaaacaaagcttAACAGTGGGTTTCCATCATTAGGAGGAGCACAGAAGAAAAGCCAAGAAGGCACGAGAGGACTTGCGGGTTTTCCTTGAGAACAACCGTCGCATGCACTCCTCTGTGCGCTGGCGCCGAGCCTGTGACATGTTTGAGGGTGTCCCTGAGTGGGAAGCAGTGCATGATAGGGACCGCAAAGATGTGTTTGATGATGTGGTCTTCTTCCTGGCTAAGCgagagaaggaggaggagaaggaaCTCCGTGCTAAGAACCGCAAGACTATGCTGGAGGTGTATAACAGCATGCCAAATATCACCTACAGAACTTTATGGGCTGAGGTCAGCTTCAAATTAATGTCAACCCTACTATTTTAACACTGAGAATTCTtccttgccattttttgcacTGTAAATCTTATAATGGATAATATGGAATATATTTAGACCGTTAAAGCATCTAATTTTTTTCACACCTTTTCAATAAGCATTTACTGTTGTTTCTTCCATTGCACCCACCATTGCTTCCATAAAGCCTTACATCAAAGCGGCAATGCCAACAGGTTACTTCCGGCCTGATGTAAATGAAAAatgctaattttttttcaaaattgtaaaagcagtgtgtctattggaagtttctttgaggatgcgactgataatttagagcaggTGGTCTGTCAGATAGAGCAGATTCAAATAGATTCGTTGGTCTTTTGTCCGTTGAATTTTCTGTGGACCCTGAAGTAAACTGATGACAATGGCGCTTCAATCACATCcatgtttttttcatgttgCTCCAGGCCCTGCAAATGATCAAAGACCACCCCACATATGGAGAAGATGAGGAGATCCAGAACATCAACCGCGAAGACATGCTGATAGCATATGAGGACCACATCCGGGCACTAGAGCAGGACCAGGAGGAAGAGAAGCTGCGTGAGAAGAACAGGACGAGGCGACAGCAGCGCAAGAACAGGGATGGGTTCCTGGTAAGTCTGCACCCTCCATCCCTAAGGGATCTTAATCGACCCCGTCTGTGTAAAAAGATCAAACACCATACCTCCTCCCAAGATATCACAATTGACCCCTCTTCCCCTGAGAGTtcttgacccccccccccccccccaagggaAACCTGGTAACCTGGGGGAAAACGTTTCGATCCAGGGTGAGTGCCAACAACCTCAAAAACCTGGCCTGGTGCTTAGTTGCGAGCAGCATCTTTTTTGTAATCCTAAGAGTTTCTGCTAATGATAGAGTAGACTGTACCTCGTTGGTTCGTCTCTTCTAGATTCCCCTCTAAATGAGATCCATCCAGGGATATGTAGGAAAGGACAAGTACGGAAATGTTGCCTGTGTCTCAAATCCTGGCCTGACACTTATTTGTTGTAGTTTTTACTTGACGAGCTCCATAAGAAGGGTAAACTACACTCGATGTCGCTGTGGTGTGACCTCTACCCTACCATCGGCTCAGATGTGCGCTTTTCTAACCTTCTGGGTCAGCCAGGGTCAACACCCCTAGACTTGTTCAAGTTCTATGTGGAAGATCTGAAGGCCCGCTATGTTGACGAGAAGAAAATCATTAAGGAAATTCTCAAGGTAATGATCTCGTAGGTGGTATTCATATAATGTGAATAACATTACTATCACTAAAATGTCTTCTGTTGTTTTGAAGGATTGTAACATTACCACACTCATGCCTTCTGTTGATTTGTAGGATTGTAACATTACCACACTCATGCCTTCTGTTGTTTTGAAGGATTGTAACATTACCACACTCATGCCTTCTGTTGTTTTGAAGGATTGTAACATTACCACACTCATGCCTTCTGTTGATTTGTAGGATTGTAACATTACCACACTCATGCcttctgttgttttgtaggattgtaacattaccacactcatgccttctgttgttttgtaggattgtaacattaccacactcatgccttctgttgttttgaaggattgtaacattaccacactcatgccttctgttgttttgtaggattgtaacattaccacactcatgccttctgttgttttgtaggattgtaacattaccacactcatgccttctgttgttttgaaggattgtaacattaccacactcatgccttctgttgttttgtagGATTGTAACATTACCACACTCATGCCTTCTGTTGATTTGTAGGATTGTAACATTACCACACTAATGTCGTCTGTTGTTTTGTAGGATTGTAACATTACCACACTAATGCcttctgttgttttgtaggattgtaacattaccacactcatgccttctgttgttttgtagGATTGTAACATTACCACACTAATGCCTTCTATTGATTTGTAGGATTGTAACATTACCACACTCATGCcttctgttgttttgtaggattgtaacattaccacactcatgccttctgttgttttgtaggattgtaacattaccacactcatgtcttctgttgttttgtagGATTGTAACATTACCACACTCATGTCTTCTGTTGATTTGTAGGATTGTAACATTACCACACTAATGCCTTCTATTGATTTGTAGGATTGTAACATTACCACACTCATGCCTTCTGTTGATTTGAAGGATTGTAACATTACCACACTCATGTcttctgttgttttgtaggattgtaacattaccacactcatgccttctgttgttttataggattgtaacattaccacactcatgtcttctgttgttttgtagGATTGTAACATTACCACACTCATGCCTTCTGTTGATTTGTAGGATTGTAACATTACCACACTCATGCCTTCTGTTGATTTGTAGGATTGTAACATTACCACACTCATGCCTTCTGTTGATTTGTAGGATTGTAACATTACCACACTCATGCCTTCTGTTGATTTGTAGGATTGTAACATTACCACACTCATGCcttctgttgttttgtaggattgtaacattaccacactcatgccttctgttgttttgtagGATTGTAACATTACCACACTCATGCCTTCTGTTGATTTGTAGGATTGTAACATTACCACACTAATGTCGTCTGTTGTTTTGTAGGATTGTAACATTACCACACTAATGTCGTCTGTTGATTTGTAGGATTGTAACATTACCACACTAATGTCGTCTGTTGTTTTGTAGGATTGTAACATTACCACACTAATGTCGTCTGTTGTTTTGTAGGATTGTAACATTACCACACTAATGTCGTCTGTTGTTTTGTAGGATTGTAACATTACCACACTAATGTCGTCTGTTGTTTTGTAGGATTGTAACATTACCACACTAATGTCGTCTGTTGTTTTGTAGGATTGTAACATTACCACACTAATGTCGTCTGTTGTTTTGTAGGATTGTAACATTACCACACTTATGTcttctgttgttttgtagGATTGTAACATTACCACACTAATGTCGTCTGTTGATTTGTAGGATTGTAACATTACCACACTAATGTCGTCTGTTGTTTTGTAGGATTGTAACATTACCACACTCATGCCTTCTGTTGATTTGTAGGATTGTAACATTACCACACTCATGCcttctgttgttttgtagGATTGTAACATTACCACACTCATGCCTTCTGTTGATTTGTAGGATTGTAACATTACCACACTCATGCcttctgttgttttgtaggattgtaacattaccacactcatgccttctgttgttttgtaggattgtaacattaccacactcatgtcttctgttgttttgtaggattgtaacattaccacactcatgccttctgttgttttgtagGATTTTAACATTACCACACTAATGCcttctgttgttttgtagGATTGTAACATTACCACACTCATGCCTTCTGTTGATTTGAAGGATTGTAACATTACCACACTCATGTcttctgttgttttgtaggattgtaacattaccacactcatgccttctgttgttttgtagGATTGTAACATTACCACACTAATGTCGTCTGTTGTTTTGTAGGATTGTAACATTACCACACTAATGCCTTCTGTTGTTTTGAAGGATTGTAACATTACCACACTAATGTCGTCTGTTGTTTTGTAGGATTGTAACATTACCACACTCATGTCTTTTGTTGATTTGTAGGATTGTAACATTACCACACTCATGCCTTCTGTTCATTTGTAGGATTGTAACATTACCACACTCATGCCTTCTGTTGGTTTGTAGGATTGTAACATTACCACACTCATGCcttctgttgttttgtagGATTGTAACATTACCACACTAATGTCGTCTGTTGTTTTGTAGGATTGTAACATTACCACACTCATGTcttctgttgttttgtaggattgtaacattaccacactcatgccttctgttgttttgtaggattgtaacattaccacactcatgccttctgttgttttgtagGATTGTAACATTACCACACTCATGCCTTCTGTTGATTTGTAGGATTGTAACATTACCACACTAATGTCGTCTGTTGTTTTGTAGGATTGTAACATTACCACACTCATGTCTTTTGTTGATTTGTAGGATTGTAACATTACCACACTCATGCCTTTTGTTCATTTGTAGGATTGTAACATTACCACACTCATGCCTTCTGTTGGTTTGTAGGATTGTAACATTACCACACTCATGCcttctgttgttttgtagGATTGTAACATTACCACACCAATGTTGTCTGTTGTTTTGTAGGATTGTAACATTACCACACTAATGTTGTCTGTTGTTTTGTAGGATTGTAACATTACCACACTCATGCCTTCTGTTGATTTGTAGGATTGTAACATTACCACACTCATGCCTTCTGTTGATTTGTAGGATTGTAACATTACCACACTCATGCcttctgttgttttgtagGATTGTAACATTACCACACTCATGCCTTCTGTTGATTTGTAGGATTGTAACATTACCACACTCATGCCTTCTGTTGATTTGTAGGATTGTAACATTACCACACTCATGCcttctgttgttttgtagGATTGTAACATTACCACACTCATGCCTTCTGTTGATTTGTAGGATTGTAACATTACCACACTAATGTCTTTTGTTGATTTGTAGGATTGTAACATTACCACACTCATGCCTTTTGTTCATTTGTAGGATTGTAACATTACCACACTCATGCCTTCTGTTGGTTTGTAGGATTGTAACATTACCACACTCATGCcttctgttgttttgtagGATTTTAACATTACCACACTAATGTCGTCTGTTGTTTTGTAGGATTGTAACATTACCACACTCATGTcttctgttgttttgtaggattgtaacattaccacactcatgccttctgttgttttgtaggattgtaacattaccacactcatgccttctgttgttttgtagGATTGTAACATTACCACACTCATGCCTTCTGTTGATTTGTAGGATTGTAACATTACCACACTCATGCCTTCTGTTGATTTGTAGGATTGTAACATTACTGTTGACACAGACAGCAGCTTCAGCGACTTTAGTGAACTGGTGCAGTGTGATAAACGAAGCGCGACCCTAGACCCTGGTAACATCAAGATGGCCTTCAACCATGTAAGACTACTTGGCCATTCAATACATTAGATCATTTCTCCATCGCTCCAATCATGTTGGAAATCTCAGCCATTTCACGCATTTTATACATTACATTGTCGTTATATCCCTTCAGTCATGTTGGACTACCTAGCCATCCTGCTCCTTCATTGGGTTGGTTGGGTTGGGTTTAGGGTTGTCTGCGTATGATCTGCGTGTCTTCCAAATGTGGAGCTAATGAGATAGCCATGTTTACTTGTGTAACACATTTCCAAGTATGCTGAGTTACTctttaatagtttttttaCTCCCAACGGTTAAAGAGTTAATCACGAGTATTACCGAGTTACTTCCCAGTATTGTTGAGTTAACtcttattacaaaaaaagttCTTCCCGAGTGTTAATGAGCTGACCATGTATTCTTGTTCCCAGTTGATTGAAAAAGCAGAAGCGCGAGAGAAAGAACGCCAAAAAAAGGAGGAGAAAGAGGTGAGATATGTTTAGTAGAATTCCTGAGCAATCTGAATGCTTCGAAAAGTGCCTTTCATTGTCACAATGGCATTTTTCCCCAATTTTATCAATGGCTTTTGGACATTGTTAATGTTGGACACCCTTTTACCTAGAAGTATAGTACAACCCCTTTGTAGTATCTGACCAAAGTTTTCGCTTGCCTCTACAGCAACGACGAAAAGAGAGTGCATTCAAGCAAATGTTGAAAGCGTTCTCTCCTGCCTTGGAGGCGACTAGCTCGTGGGAGGAGGTAAGGCATATGTCAGTCAGTAATAGGCAACTTGTACTCCTGTTTTGGTGATTGGCCTACCTGGTACAGTGGAACCCTGTTAATACCgacaccctcgggactttCATAAGTGTCCATAAAAGACGTCAAAAATGCATATTAAACACTCAGAACTCATGCTACAGCAACACAACATGCTTCATATTGAAATTTTAATCTTTAAAACTCGTGTATCAAGTAACATTTGGATAAAGTACTTCTGCGAACTAGTGACATGTTCCGgttatttctttattactCAAATTCATAGCAATAtttctaaaaacaacaacaacagaacaGGATAACTACTCTTTTCCTCAATGGTCCTTGCGATTGCCAATTTCAACTCAATTATTCTAACTGAATCCGTTATACTGTAATTAAACAAAGGTTGTGAAAACTCTGCTCAGAAGGCATTTTCTACACTCTGACTTTGCCTAGTTTATAGTCTGGTAGATTAACTTAGCTTTGTGAGTGTTCTACACAGCACTGTTTACTGTGTTCTGTTTTATCTTTTAGCATACTTGATGTGTCTATTTGCTTAAAAGCATTAGGTTTAGAAAAGCTTGATAATATCCAATTAGAACTCGAGAAATGCCTTATTAAAAGTGTGTCAATCTCCTGAAAGTGTGAGTATCGAAATTCTTTTTGCCGGCAACCGGGGTTATATTTGTATAAAAAATGTCTTTCGGGCCACATAAAAGTGCCCGTTGTCCGTATTAACAGGTGTTCATAAAAAGCGGGTTAAATTATAAGAGATACTTTTTTTGGGACTTTGAATACTGTCCAGAAAAACAGGGTGTCCGTATTGAGCGGGTGTCCGTAGAGCGGGGTACCACtgtattaataaataatatcaatAAACTGATTGAGTCAGAACACTGGAAAAACCCTTCCTCCCTCCTTATGTTAAAATTAAGATGAAAATCTGAATTCCGTATTTAGGTTAGGCGAGAGTTCGGGCATTGCACTCTTATATAGGCTAGAGCACATTTGATTCAAACCTGAAAACCTCAA
The DNA window shown above is from Nematostella vectensis chromosome 15, jaNemVect1.1, whole genome shotgun sequence and carries:
- the LOC5501634 gene encoding pre-mRNA-processing factor 40 homolog B, encoding MASGGFNPPPSSVPVSYPGPPPAMYAVPGMPMPPAYPGMPTYPPQPMQFLPGTLPGMPPPPMFAQMMAPQAMTFQPMPVSATAPLVTQGLTQATSSPVVAARTPSQDSDMTSSVQTPEQSKPEEEKKPKPKKKKVPKKKTPWTEHKAPDGRTYFYNNDSKVSTWQKPDELKTPSEIILDSFPWKEHKADSGRVYYHNTETKESIWTEPKELTELKEKIKAEAEAENQEEGEESEEEEEEEKPATQNEAKQDTSATNTQAVPSASAVNTSEIPAATVVEKKDYIYATKDEAKQAFKELLKEKEVSPAASWDTAMRLIVNDPRYGALKKMNEKKQAFNEYKTQRANEEKEEHRRKAKKAREDLRVFLENNRRMHSSVRWRRACDMFEGVPEWEAVHDRDRKDVFDDVVFFLAKREKEEEKELRAKNRKTMLEVYNSMPNITYRTLWAEALQMIKDHPTYGEDEEIQNINREDMLIAYEDHIRALEQDQEEEKLREKNRTRRQQRKNRDGFLFLLDELHKKGKLHSMSLWCDLYPTIGSDVRFSNLLGQPGSTPLDLFKFYVEDLKARYVDEKKIIKEILKDCNITVDTDSSFSDFSELVQCDKRSATLDPGNIKMAFNHLIEKAEAREKERQKKEEKEQRRKESAFKQMLKAFSPALEATSSWEEVRERCEADSSFSAITLEADRIRIFQEYLASLEACSHHHSSKSHKKSKKTKKHRKRSRSPTPDSGESSHSDEDTSRDRNREKENDREREKEREKEKEKEERDKEREKEKEKEKEREKEKEREREKERDRDKSSHKKRRHKRSRSRSRSASTASESDAEKESSSRRKKHKKKSKKKRHHSPSASESDSEKRPKGKEKSRKDADDSDQERDRSKRDKKDRKEKRDRRSKERSKDESKEERRRSKERENSPDAKKGKDKENSDSGSSDSETELENRRRALLKELEVANAR